A single Streptomyces mirabilis DNA region contains:
- a CDS encoding CYTH and CHAD domain-containing protein: MADTKREIERKYEGPPAGGDAPLPDLTDVPGVSGVIDKGVAELDATYYDTADQRLATASLTLRRRTGGDDAGWHLKLPVSEGVRDEIRAPLSDTVPEDLTALVRSRIREAELVPVVRLLSARDVRHLVDASGTLLAEVSVDRVHAERLSGGAGSAEWTEIEVELADDGDPAFLDKVEKKLRKAGLTRSASASKLAKALDDTAPRKSAAPEKPEKAEKTGKAGRAGKAGKADKVADASKAKATATVTAAKPEPPDSAPRTAGDHVLVYVRAQRDAIVELDPAVRRDVPDSVHRMRVATRRLRSTFRSYGKILDRTVTDPIGVELKWLAAELGVDRDQEVLTEHLTAALDDLPSELVTGPVQARVSTWSGARRSGSRQRLIAVLDGKRYLDLLTTLDTLVAGPPLLEAASKKPEKVIAKAVRKDFKKVADLVGEALELPPGSERDLAMHDARKKAKRTRYAAEAATPALGNPAADLVKSMKSLQTLLGDHQDSVMVRGTLRELATEAHEAGENAFTYGVLYGRQEQRAAALEAALPGEWEAIEDKGAV, from the coding sequence ATGGCGGACACCAAGCGCGAAATCGAGCGAAAGTACGAGGGTCCCCCGGCCGGCGGCGACGCGCCACTCCCGGACCTGACCGACGTCCCGGGAGTCTCGGGCGTCATCGACAAGGGTGTAGCCGAACTGGACGCCACCTACTACGACACGGCCGACCAGCGGCTCGCGACCGCCTCCCTCACCCTCCGCCGCCGCACCGGCGGCGACGACGCGGGCTGGCACCTCAAACTCCCCGTCTCCGAGGGCGTCCGCGACGAAATCCGCGCCCCCCTCTCCGACACCGTCCCCGAAGACCTGACCGCCCTCGTCCGCTCCCGCATCCGCGAGGCCGAACTGGTCCCCGTCGTACGTCTCCTGTCGGCCCGCGACGTCCGTCACCTCGTCGACGCCTCCGGCACCCTCCTCGCCGAGGTCAGCGTCGACCGCGTCCATGCGGAGCGCCTCAGTGGCGGCGCGGGCAGCGCGGAATGGACCGAGATCGAGGTGGAACTCGCCGACGACGGCGATCCGGCCTTCCTCGACAAGGTCGAGAAGAAGCTCCGCAAGGCGGGCCTCACACGCTCCGCCTCCGCGTCCAAACTGGCCAAGGCACTCGACGACACGGCCCCCCGGAAGTCCGCGGCGCCGGAGAAGCCCGAGAAGGCTGAGAAGACGGGCAAGGCGGGGAGAGCGGGCAAGGCGGGGAAAGCCGACAAAGTCGCTGACGCGTCGAAGGCGAAGGCGACGGCGACGGTGACGGCCGCGAAGCCCGAACCCCCCGATTCGGCCCCGCGCACCGCCGGCGACCACGTCCTCGTCTACGTCCGAGCCCAGCGCGACGCGATCGTCGAGCTGGACCCCGCCGTCCGCCGCGACGTGCCCGACTCCGTGCACCGTATGCGCGTCGCCACCCGCCGCCTCCGCAGCACCTTCCGCTCGTACGGCAAGATCCTCGACCGCACCGTCACCGACCCGATCGGCGTCGAGCTGAAGTGGCTCGCCGCCGAGCTGGGCGTCGACCGCGACCAGGAGGTCCTCACCGAGCACCTGACGGCGGCGCTCGACGACCTCCCGTCCGAACTGGTCACGGGTCCCGTCCAGGCCCGTGTGAGCACCTGGTCGGGGGCCCGCCGCTCCGGCTCCAGGCAACGCCTGATCGCCGTACTGGACGGCAAGCGCTACCTGGACCTGCTGACGACGCTGGACACCCTGGTGGCCGGCCCGCCCCTGCTGGAGGCGGCCTCGAAGAAGCCCGAGAAAGTGATCGCCAAGGCCGTACGGAAGGATTTCAAGAAGGTCGCCGACCTGGTCGGCGAGGCCCTGGAGCTGCCGCCCGGCTCCGAGCGCGACCTCGCGATGCACGACGCCCGCAAGAAGGCCAAGCGCACGCGCTACGCGGCCGAGGCGGCCACCCCCGCCCTCGGCAATCCCGCCGCCGACCTGGTCAAGTCGATGAAGTCCCTGCAGACGCTGCTGGGCGACCACCAGGACAGCGTGATGGTCCGCGGGACCTTGCGGGAGCTGGCGACCGAGGCGCACGAGGCGGGCGAGAACGCGTTCACGTACGGAGTGCTGTACGGCCGCCAGGAGCAGCGCGCGGCGGCGCTGGAGGCGGCGCTGCCGGGGGAGTGGGAGGCGATCGAGGACAAGGGTGCCGTCTGA
- a CDS encoding TIGR03960 family B12-binding radical SAM protein, producing the protein MSAEAAVSVFPQLEALLPHVQKPIQYVGGELNSTVKPWEACDVRWALMYPDAYEVGLPNQGVMILYEVLNEREGVLAERTYSVWPDLEELMREHRVPQFTVDSHRPVKAFDVFGLSFSTELGYTNMLTALDLAGIPLESKDRTLDDPIVLAGGHAAFNPEPIADFIDAAIIGDGEQAVLDMTEIIRAWKAEGRPGGREEVLFRLAKTGNVYIPAFYDVEYLSDGRIARVVPNKSGVPWRVSKHTVMDLDEWPYPKQPLVPLAETVHERMSVEIFRGCTRGCRFCQAGMITRPVRERSITGIGEMVEKGLKATGFEEVGLLSLSSADHSEIGDIAKGLADRYEEDKIGLSLPSTRVDAFNVDLANELTRNGRRSGLTFAPEGGSERMRKVINKMVSEEDLIRTVSTAYGNGWRQVKLYFMCGLPTETDEDVLQIADMAMNVIAEGRKVSGQNDIRCTVSIGGFVPKPHTPFQWAPQLSAEETDARLEKLRDKIRGDKKYGRSIGFRYHDGKPGIVEGLLSRGDRRIGAVIRAVYEDGGRFDGWREHFSYDRWMACAEKTLPAFGVDVDWYTTREKTYEEVLPWDHLDSGLDKDWLWEDWQDALDETEVEDCRWTPCFDCGVCPQMDTSIQIGPTGKKLLPLTVKNAASAPAASGHTH; encoded by the coding sequence ATGTCTGCCGAAGCCGCTGTATCGGTGTTTCCACAGCTCGAAGCTCTGCTCCCGCATGTGCAGAAGCCGATCCAGTACGTCGGCGGAGAGCTCAACTCCACGGTCAAGCCCTGGGAAGCCTGTGACGTCCGCTGGGCGCTGATGTACCCGGACGCGTACGAGGTCGGACTGCCCAACCAGGGCGTCATGATCCTTTACGAGGTACTGAACGAGCGCGAGGGCGTCCTCGCCGAGCGCACGTACAGCGTCTGGCCGGACCTGGAGGAGCTGATGCGTGAGCACCGGGTCCCCCAGTTCACGGTGGACAGTCACCGCCCGGTGAAGGCCTTTGACGTCTTCGGTCTGTCCTTCTCCACGGAGCTGGGCTACACGAACATGCTGACGGCCCTGGACCTGGCCGGGATCCCGCTGGAGTCCAAGGACCGCACGCTCGACGACCCGATCGTCCTGGCCGGCGGCCACGCGGCGTTCAACCCCGAGCCGATCGCCGACTTCATCGACGCGGCGATCATCGGTGACGGCGAGCAGGCCGTGCTCGACATGACGGAGATCATCAGGGCCTGGAAGGCGGAGGGCCGCCCGGGCGGGCGCGAGGAGGTCCTCTTCCGCCTGGCGAAGACGGGCAACGTCTACATCCCGGCGTTCTACGACGTCGAGTACCTCTCCGACGGCCGTATCGCCCGTGTCGTGCCCAACAAGTCGGGCGTCCCGTGGCGGGTGTCCAAGCACACGGTCATGGACCTCGACGAGTGGCCGTACCCCAAGCAGCCGCTGGTCCCCCTGGCCGAGACGGTCCACGAGCGGATGTCGGTGGAGATCTTCCGCGGCTGTACGCGCGGCTGCCGCTTCTGCCAGGCGGGCATGATCACCCGCCCGGTGCGCGAGCGCTCGATCACGGGCATCGGCGAGATGGTGGAGAAGGGCCTGAAGGCGACGGGCTTCGAGGAGGTCGGCCTCCTGTCCCTCTCCTCCGCCGACCACTCGGAGATCGGTGACATCGCCAAAGGCCTGGCCGACCGCTACGAGGAGGACAAGATCGGCCTGTCCCTCCCCTCGACCCGTGTGGACGCCTTCAACGTCGACCTGGCGAACGAGCTGACGAGGAACGGCCGCCGCTCCGGTCTGACCTTCGCGCCGGAGGGCGGCTCCGAGCGCATGCGCAAGGTCATCAACAAGATGGTCTCGGAGGAGGACCTCATCCGGACCGTCTCCACGGCGTACGGCAACGGCTGGCGCCAGGTGAAGCTGTACTTCATGTGCGGCCTGCCGACGGAGACGGACGAGGACGTCCTGCAGATCGCCGACATGGCGATGAACGTGATCGCCGAGGGCCGCAAGGTCTCCGGCCAGAACGACATCCGCTGCACGGTGTCGATCGGCGGCTTCGTCCCCAAGCCCCACACCCCCTTCCAGTGGGCGCCCCAGCTCTCCGCCGAGGAGACGGACGCCCGCCTGGAGAAGCTCCGCGACAAGATCCGCGGCGACAAGAAGTACGGCCGCTCCATCGGCTTCCGCTACCACGACGGCAAGCCCGGCATCGTCGAGGGCCTGCTCTCCCGCGGTGACCGCCGCATCGGCGCCGTCATCCGTGCGGTCTACGAGGACGGCGGCCGCTTCGACGGCTGGCGCGAGCACTTCTCGTACGACCGCTGGATGGCCTGCGCCGAGAAGACCCTCCCCGCCTTCGGCGTGGACGTCGACTGGTACACCACCCGCGAGAAGACCTACGAGGAGGTCCTCCCCTGGGACCACCTCGACTCCGGCCTCGACAAGGACTGGCTCTGGGAGGACTGGCAGGACGCCCTCGACGAGACGGAGGTCGAGGACTGCCGCTGGACCCCGTGCTTCGACTGCGGTGTCTGCCCCCAGATGGACACCAGCATCCAGATCGGCCCGACCGGCAAGAAGCTGCTGCCTCTGACGGTCAAGAACGCGGCGTCGGCGCCCGCCGCGAGTGGTCATACGCACTGA